DNA from Canis lupus baileyi chromosome 6, mCanLup2.hap1, whole genome shotgun sequence:
CACAGCCTGTGGCTCTGACCTCCCTTGCCCCAGGGCCCCCATCTCTTGGGCCTTGAGGTTGAGAAGTATTTCCTTGAATCGAACTTGACCCCTGCCGTGGCCCCGAAGCCCCCTTGTTTTGGAGGCCTCGTTCAAAACTGtgggtgtgaaaaaaaaaaaactgtgggtGTGGAAGAACAAGAAGGAAGGCGGAGAGGGCTCGGGCCACCTGCTGGCTTGTGTCGCTCTTCACCTTGGGCCCTGGGCTGTCCCCAGAGACCTCGGATCAGACCAAATGACTCACTGCCATTAACAGACCGAAACCCGATCGGCTCTGGGAAGGGAGCGAGGGCAGGTGGGAGGCTAATGCCCTGCAAATAGAACTGCAGCAAAGGGACGGCAGCTGCCCCCCAGCGCCCCGCTGCCCTCTGGGGACGGAGCAGGCTCCGTGGGCCCGCAGGCTCTCATCTTTCTCCCACTAGGGACTTGGTGGGATAAGAGGCAAGCAAAGACTTCTCTCTGTTCCAAAACCTTTGGGAGGACCTAGAACTCAGGCCATGTGACACGAGCAGAAAATGGGCAGGAAAGAAGCTCCCATGGCCGCTGGAGGGATTCAGATGAgctgggaggaagagcagagcGGCTCTTAGCACTGGGAGGCCAAGGAGGCTGACCTGGGGAGCTTGAGCTTTCATTTCTGGGGGTCAGGGAGCCCCTCTCCCAATGCTTGGGGCTGGGCCCCTCAGGCGGACGGTCTCTTTGACCTCCTGAGGCTTGCAGCTGAGGAACCTGGAACTTTctggaggcagggtggggagagcgTGAGGCTTGTGCACGTGCCGGGGGGAACGGGGAGGTGCCTGTTCTCTTTCCTCCGCCCGTTGGCCCACCTATCGATGAGGTGCCTGGGAcgggctggggggcaggagaggaaaggaTGGGCTTTACCGATGATCTGCTGGATGTGGACGGGCTGTTTGAGCACCGCTGGTGGGCCGGCCCCCGCAGAGCTCACTGCAGCCACACGCAGGAAGAACTTGTCTCCCAGCGCCAGGTTCCGCACGGTCTGCTGAGTCACCATCACGGGCCGGGCGTTCACAGGCACCCACTCCGAGGCTGGGGAAAGCGACGGCACGGAAGGCCCCGGCTTCGTGACCATGGGCGCCCTACTCACCGGGGTTTTCCTTCTCCCTGGTGACCTGGGGAAGCTGACCCTCCTCCCATCCTGGGCCttatttctctcttgctctccttctctgacttcttGTCAGATGGCACCAAAGACACCTGGTGTTAAAACCCAGGGAAGGTGGCCGGGGGAGGTGTGGCTACGGCCTGGAGAGGGCAGGACACATGTGCCAAGTCTACCGCAGGGTGGGCAAGGGCAGAAGCCAGGCTGACCTTGGCCACCACGGGGGTGAACAGGACGTGGGCCGCGGCCCTGGTCCCCTGATTCTCCCCACTGTCTCCCCTCAACTCCTGGCTTCCCTGGcctctacctcctgcctgccctccccaagCAGGCTCCTCTGCGACCCAGCGTCTCCACTTCTCATGAGAGCAGCACCCACTGGCCCCAAcccttctctctctgttactCACCCAGAGGCTCCCCGGAGCTGGAGGACGGGGTGGGGGATCTCCCAAGGTCATTTGGACACCCCCTGCCTCAGCGGCACATGGGGCGAGCAACAGGTGGCAGGTGAGTGGCTGGAGGGGCCCACGTGCACTTCCTTCCTCTGTATCTGCCCCCAGGCTGGCCCAGCCAAGCCCACCTCCCCGGTGTCCGCAGGGCTTAGCCCAGAGCTCACCTCCCTCTCGGCAGAGCTCCAGCACGTAGCCCTGGAGTCCCAGCCTCCCCAGGCTCTCCGGAGGCTCCCAGCTCACGGTCACCGAGCTGTCACTCACATCCTCCACGGCCAGCAGCAGCGGGGCACTGGGCACGTCTGAGGGAGAAGTACGGGGAGCTGAGGAGGTCCACCCACCCCACTCTCCCTGCTatgcctgcccccctcctccacctgccccacCTCTTGTCACCTTCACTGGGAGGTGCAGCTTTAGTGGCTgcgggggctgcaggggctgtgggggcAGTTGCCTGAGAGGCAGGCTCTGGAGGGGTGGGACTCCTGGTCGACTCCGATGCTGCCCCGTCTCTGGAGGGCTCTGCGGGGGGTGCCTGGGCAGGCTCAGAGCCAGTGTCCTCCGGACCACAGGTGGGGGCCTCCGAGGTGGCTTCTTCCGTCATTGCCGGGCTGGCTGGGGGCGGGCAGGCTGCAGTGGGCAGGGGTCAGCAGGGAGGGTCTGGGCCTCCAGGGTGCCCGGGACACCTAGGTCCAGGCTTATATAGTCCggggctgccccacccccagccaaatGATGATTCCCAGCTGTGGGGTCAGGTCAGGCAGGGggactggggggcagggagacGCCTAGGCCAGGAATAGCTCTGGGGGAGGAACCGCAGGGTCCCTGGAGGAGCGTGCGACCTCGTCCATCACAGCAGTCAGGGTGTTGGTGCCGGATGGGAGGCGGGCACAGATGGGTGAGATGGGACATTGCCGGGAGCCCGTGCCAGGGACCAGCGCAGTGGGAACAAGAGCTTCCATCTGGAGGAGGAACCCAGACCAGGCTTTGGGTCTGGGCCTCTGTGGGGCCACTTGTACCCAGGGCTTCTCGGCCTGGGTGCTGGGACCCAGAGAGCCTGAGACGGCCTTCCCTGGGGAGCACGCCCGGCCTTGCTCCTGGGATCCCACAGTCCCCTTGGCCTCACGGTCCCTGCGCACTGTCACGTGCGCTGTGCTGGGTTGAGGGttctggagagggagggggctggaTGCCCAGGGTGAGGCTGCTTGGAGGAAGCTCTTCCAGCGCCGCGGCCCCAGGCCCCCTGTTATGTCACTGCCTCTGCTGGAGAGGCTGGATCAGACTCGGGCTCCCCAGTCCCGGTGACAGTCCCCTAGCCCTCGCAAGTGAGGTGAAGTCACCGGGCCCGGCCGGAAGAGACCCCAGAGGAGGGCAGCACTCTGACTCTTCGAAGCCGGGCGTGGGCATCTGCGAGGAGGGTAATGGGGTCAGTACCACCGAGTGTCCCCTCACTGATTCATTCACCCAATAAGACATTCAGGCTGGCAATCATTTAAGGAGCCTGAACATACCCCCGTgtcaggaggaggggaggccacAGAGCTGCCGTTGCCGGCGCGAGGGGTGGTCAGAGGCATCCCTTTGGAAAAAGTGAGGTGGCACCTggtaaaaacagaaaatgggCCCATCTGCGGCCCAACAGCGACAGCCCTGGAAACATCACCCGCAAGCCCCGGAGACATGCTCGTGGACACGCCCAGCAGCATCACCTGTGGTAGCCCAAGCCGGGGCAGCAGCTGTCCCCCCACTGCGGAGCGCGCGCCCCCATAACCAGAATATGGGACCCGACGAACCAACTGCAGCTTgcctgggcgggggtggggggcggtgacGTGACAGATGGAACAACTTCCAGGCGAATGAAGGGAGGAAGGCTCACAGAGCGGCGGGACCCCCCCATGTTCGGTGCAAACACAGGCACCCCCAGGCTCCCTTCCTCCAGGGGCTTCTAGATGATGAGAccccagagggaggcagaggggtcAGGAGTGGCTGCCTGCAGGCGGAGGGATGGGGGGTCTGAGCTGGAGGGGTTTCGGGGACACTGCTGAGGTCTCATTTCCCATCCCGGGGGTGTGGGGTTTCACCGGTTCTCACCAGTCATTCTCTAAATGACACAAATCCATCTCGCACATTCTTTAGCGTGTATGGTATctcccaacatttaaaaataaatacacatgtcGTTGACTTAGGGCCCCCAGCCACACGCGGGCTGTCCCCCTTGCCCTGGGGCTCCTGTCGCTGCCGGCCATCTGTGGCAGAGTGGCCGCAGAGGGCCTGGGGAGCCCCGGGGTCCGGCCCGGCCTGGGTGCCTTGCCCTCTGCCAAGTGACTCAGTGTCCTGCCAGGCAGGAGGCGGGCCCCGGAGACCCGATCCCCATCCCTGGCCTCTGACTCCACAGCTATAAGTGAATGTGACTAACTCTGCCGGACCCTGAGTCAGCCCGGGGAGCCTGGCCCAGGCTGGGGGAAGGGTGGCTCCAGGGAGGAGGACGGGGCTGGGCTACCCTGGAGGGTGGGCAGCCCTGGGGTTTCGAAGACCCTCGTGTGGTGCGGTGGGCAAGGGGCAGGGGTTGGCGAGCACCCGGCCACCTGGCCCGCGATGTGCTGCCAGGTGCCCTCCTGCGGCTTTGGCCACGTTCTCACTTTCTTTGCCTTTAGTGACCTTGGGATCAGTTGCATCTGCCCAGCTCCAGCCGGTTCAGGTTTCAGGGTGGCCAATAGGTACCTCCTTCCCTACACCTCAAACCAGTGTCACAAATGGATAGTCCACACAGGAGGGAATCCACACAGAAATTCCCTTTGACTTTGGAGTGTGCATCTGGGCTCTGGACACAAGGGCTGCTGGGGGCCCTGGGAGATGCACAGAAACCTGATGAGAGCACTTCTACCTCGTCAAGGCTGGAAGCCTGGCTGGTCTTTGGAGCCCACCCCATGTAGTCCCATCCCACTGCCTGCCGGCTCGTGTCCCCAGCCAGCCTGAGGGCCCAGTGGGTCCCAAGAGGAGAGACGAGGGAGGCAGAGGGCTGAGCTGCGGCCCTAGGACACCTGTTTCAGACCAGCAATGGAGGGGGTCCTTAAGTTCATGAGCCACCTACGGCCTCCGGGAGTCTCCGAGGAGGCCGAAGAGCCTGCAGAGGCTCCAGCCTGGGCTGGGGGGAGGGTGCAGGAGGGCTCCGGGGTCTTCTTCTGGCCCTGAGTGGCTAGGGTCGGGGCTCTCTCACCTGGCCTTGGGTTGGCTCCCTACCCCTCCCAGGCGCTCAGAGATGAGGGTTTGGAATGAAGCGACTTCCTTCCTAGCACCTGCTACCCTCTGGGAAACAGAAGAGGCTTCTTTGAACAAGGAACTGCGTCAAGAGGCCTGGACTACGTCAATACCTGGAAAGCCGTCAGTCCTCCTGGGTTAAATCCTCGGTGGATGGATCTGAGGGGGTTGGCCCCCTTttggggctccctggggcccagaAGAGGCCAGGGGAGCCTCTCCTGCTGCACCTCCTACAAGCTCCAAGCCCCCAAGCCTCAGAGAGGAATGCGGAAGAGGCGAGGGaggggagccccgggagccccgtgGGGCCACAGAGACGGGCCAAGCAAGCGCCAACACGCGAAAGCCCTGGTGCTTTATTGAGCCGCGGCTGCGGAATTAGGAAGGGGAAGTGGTGGGACATGGTCATGTTCCTGGCCGCAGGGTTTCAAGTTGGGCCCTGAGAGGGCGATTCGTGCGGCGGCTGCTTCGTGGGACATGCTTGGCTGCGTGGGGCAGCACTGGCCAAATGGCCTTCTTTGGCAAGGACGCCTGGGGAGGGGGTCGAAGGCACCTCCGTGTGGGGCTGGGGCCATCGAGCATTTTCACGAATCCGAAGGGGTTGCTGAGCTGTGTCCCGCGctctgccctccccaggccccagctgcCCAGGGCCCCCCTCTACCCGCTTGTGCACCGGAGCTGAGCTGGGGGCTCCTCTACGGGGGCCCAAGGCAGGGAGACTGAGGCTGGGGGGTGCTCAGCAGGGCGGGCGATAGGCTCCTGGCCAGCCAGAGCCAAGGgcgagggcatccctgcccccccTGTGAGCAGGACACAGGCTAGGCCGCCGTGAGCGCATCCTTGATGGCACTGGTGAGGGGGAAGCGTGCAGCCCCACCACATAGGGTGCCCCGGAAGTCGTCCAGGTCCAGGGCCCACACCATGGCGCCAGCCAGCTGCCTGTTCCTCAGGTACTGCACCTGCGGGGAAGACCCACAGCGGGCAGAGCTGGGTTcccctgggctccctgagggACAGGACCAGCAGGCACCTCCAGGACCTCGTGCAGGGACCTGAATCCgggctcccttcccctcttcatcctgGGGTGAGGCCTTGAGAGCCTACCTTGTTTTTGACGCTCTCCTGGTCATCATACCCCACCCACTGGTTGCCCTTGGTGGCGTAGGGGACCTGCTGGCTGGTGAGCCTGTGGACCGAGGCTCCGCGGAGGAAGTCACAGATCTGAGCAGAGGACAGGGCAGGTGGCACGGAGAGCTGCGTGAGACCTTGCAGGGCACAGGGAGATGCCACTGCCCAAGTCTCCTTCAGTCCCTCGCTTCATCCTGctcagctgcccccagcccccagcccccagactGCAGTCTTCATGCAAATTTATACAAACTAGATGCAAatgccccagggtcctgggggtgcTGTAGCCTGAGgccactggggtggggggtggactcTGGTTTGCTTCTGGCATCTTAGAGCGGGAGGAAACGAGGAGGTGGCACGAAGGGGCCCAAAGCGGTAGAGAGCAGCAGAGGGGTCCAGGCAAGGGAACCTGCCCTTCGACCATCGCTCTTTCCTGGGCTGGAAGGAAGACCTCAGCTAGGACCAGAGGGCCGCGTGGGAGCCAGGCAGGCAGCCAGGTGTGCCTGCAGGGGACTCGGGAGCAAGAGGCCTgacctctcctcttctccctcctcagGGTGCTAGGTTCACCGGAACATAGTGTTTTACTCGCAAAGGAGCAAAAAgaggggggcagggtgggaggctCACCTCCTCGGGGCCTCTGAGTGTGTGAGGCTCTTACCTTCTCCCTAGCTCATACCTCATAGTAGGCCAGGATCCCCTCCTCCTTGGTGAACTGGCCTGATAATCCCGGCCCTGAGATGGGGGCACCCACACCGGTCTCAGAGGAGGCCAGAGTGAAGCTCCTTCCAAAGGTGGGGATGCCCATCAGCAGCTTATTGGCTGGGACCCCCAGCCTCAGCATGTAGCTCACGGCATagtcctggggaggggggggttaTGAGCTGTTAGTGTGCTGGTGGGGCAAGGTGGGCAAGACCGAACAGCTCCCACTGCTGCCCTGACCAGGGGCAGTTCCAGGTGTGCTGGGCATCTGGGATTCACTTCCTTCCAGGAGCTGATAATAGCAGTCTAGAGTGCATTTTGTAGTTCCATTCTCTAAAAATATTATCTTAGGTAGAGGAAGGGATTATTACCGTCAGCAGCCAATCGGGCTCAGGTTACCCAACAAGTGCAAGGCTGGCCTAGACTAGACtcttgcctcctccctcctgcagCCATGGAGAACTCACAGActatgggcctcagtttcctcatctgtggagtGGGCCCCATATGTCCTCCGTTGCAGGATTCCCCAGGTGTACAGGGCTGGTGTGTGAGCACAGGCAGGTGACAGGTCTCTGGGGCCCCCTCCTGGCCACCCACCCGCCTTCCAAGCTCACAGCATTGTTGAATCGGTCAGAACTTGCATCCATCTGGCCTCGGAACAGGGGGCTGTGGTGTCCGGTGGTCTGACGCCAGGCTCCGTGAAAGTCATAGCTCATAAGGCTGATGAAGTCCAGGTGTCTAGGGAAGAGAGGTCAGAGGGCGAGGCAGGAAATTAGAAAGTCTTACAGCCTCACGTCCATTCCCCAGCACGATGTGATGGGCAGCCAGGCAGGCCTTTAACCCCTAGAGCCCCGGATCCACTGTCCAGGCCGTGCCAGGGAGTGGGCTCCGGGCCCCGCAAGTGCGCCCAAGGCAAGGGTGGAGTTGCTCTGCTACGTCCCCAGCACACAGTCGGGAGCCGGCCTCCGTGTTTCCCTTCCACCCTCGTCTGCCCCTGCCACGTTCATCCTCCTGAAAGCAGATTGAACGTGGCATCAACACAAGGCCTGGTGGGGAAAGAGTTGGAGCAAAGGATGGCCTGAACCCACAGGCCACTGGGGCGGGGAGGAAGCTTTACACACGCATGTGGATTGCGTGGACATGAGCTTCAGGTGTTCGGGGCAGGTGGTCGAGAGCGATCTAGCTCCTTCCTCCTGAACGGTCGGTTTCAACACTGAGTCTACACCTCCCCAAGATCATAAAGAAGCTTCTGAAAAGTCATAGTGAAGAGCCTTCGTCTTTACTCCTGGGCTCCCTAAGGTCCGTGTCTGCTTCCACTGAGACATCAGCCCCTCCTGGCTGAGCACTGCTCATCCTCGTGTGCAGAAGAAGGCAGGGCGGCGAGGAGGGGTGAACAGggaggtgtatgtgtgtgaaggTGCCTCGGGGTCTAGAAATGCCCAGTGTTGTTGCTGCTGTGCCGCGTCCCCAGTGGCCACACTCCGTGGAGGAAAGCCCCGGGCGGAGAACGTGCTCGGCGGTGATGGGCCAGATTGTGCAGCATTTCCTACTTCCTTTTCCGCAAATGCATTCATAGAGACCCTCTCAGCTGCGTAGCACGATACCCGCGTGAAAGAGGAGGGACAAGGATGACTGTGCCCCCTTTGATAGacggggagactgaggcacagagagcagAAGTGACTACTTGCTCAAGGCCATACATCAAGTCTTTGGAAGAACGGCGGATTAGAAAGCCAGTCTCCTGACTCCGCGCGGAGGAGACTCACCGGGAGATCTGCGCCACGTCGTAGCCACTGTCGATGGTCACCTTCCCCGCAGACACTGCTGCGCTGAGCAGCAGAAGCTGCCCTGCTCCCGCCTGGGCTTCCCTCGCAAACTCAGCCTTCATTTCCtggtcgagagagagagagagagagagagagagagacagagacagagacagagagaaagagagagaaaggggcccCGGCTGTGAGAGGGAGTCTCTGGACACAGGCCAAGGTCTCCTCAAGGTAGCTGATCTTCCTCATCAGACGGGGCTTCAGGGGAGTGATAAACCGACCCATTGGTGGCCGCACCTTGGTCTCACCCACCCTTTTCCTAAAAAACCATTTGGACCAGTCACATCCGCACACCCCACACGTCCCCATCGATGCTCAGCTGCTGCCTGTCCCAGAGGGACCGTGAGGACAGACGGTGGTCCTCGTTGGCCCACAGATCGTGTTGGAAGaactttgtttttcagtttgtgTTTTGTTCATGCCAGTAAATGAGACCACAAAATTAAAGtggtctttaaaattaaaataatgttggCACTATGGACAATTTGTTTAGACAATCAGTGTGCCCCTGGGTGATAGAAATGCTCGGGCCGCACCCTTCAGATACGGCCAAGGCAGTGCCTGCTGCGGATCAAACAGGTGGTAAtgatgctccctgctcagtaggcaGTGATGGGTGACGGTGCGGGGGGTGCTCTGCTTGGTGCCCTCCGGCCTCTGCGGACCCCACCGCACCTCCAGCACAGTCACGAGATATCCCCCTTGTTGTCTAAGATCTCGGGGCACAGGCCAGTTGGTCCTTCCCTGGTTTGGGTCCCAGACCCCAGACCTCAGACCCCTGTCCTCCTGCCCTCGGGGGGCCAGCGGCTGAAGACAGCTCTGGCCCACCCCACTCCCTGGGGCCAGCCCCCCTCGCCCCCGCTCTCCCCGACCGACCAGCACCTTGACCAGTGTGGTGAAGTGGCGCTTGTCTCTCCGCTCGGGGTGGAGCCAGGCCAGGTCCAGCCCGTCGAAGCCGTGGGTTCGCAGAAACGGTGGCACTGACTTGATGAAAAGCCTGCGACTCTGGGTCTTGGAGGCTATTTTGGAAAATCTAGGGCCCAGATCACCCCGGGAGAGTGCTCAGCGCTGACCCGCTGGGGGCCATGGCTGTCTCCAGGGGTTTCTGAGGCCTTGGAAAGCAGGGGCCTGAACCCCAGCACCCCAGAGGGCATGGCTGGGGCAGGACCCACCTCCGGGCCCCTGAGACAGAGCTCTGGAGCGGCGGCTCCGGTTTCCAGGCCCTGCGATAACGCCTACTAGCCAAGCCACCTCGGAAAGTTCGCAGCCTgcatctcagtttccttgtctgtgaagTGGGGACAATTGCTGTGTGCCCGGTGCTGCTGGGGGATCACCTGTGGTCGTGGCTGGGTGGGGTGCCTGATGCCCAGTGGTCACTCAGTAGGTGGGAGATATCAGAGCTGCGTCTGCCCCCCCCTTCACACCCTGCTCCAACCCTACCCACTTCAGGGAGTCCTCCAGGCTCTCTAACTCCCaacttttccattctttccatctctctcctcccagtGCTTAGGGCAGTCTCTCCCAGAAGTTCTGTGTTTTCAACTTTGGGAGGCAGTAAATGGAGCATGGGCAGAGTCGGAAGACCGACTGGCAACGGGCTATGTGACTCTTGGCAAGGCCCTCTTCTTCTCCAGGCTCAGGTTTTGGGGCTGTTCACGGGGTGGGCGCCTGGCAACCATTTAGGCCCCTGTGCCTTATCAGTCTGGGGCTCTCAGGACCCTGCAGAGTGGGTGGGGAAGGTCTGTGCCTCCTCACCCCCATTCCATTCTCCGGGAGTTGGCTCCTACCTTTGAGAACCAAAGCTCCATCCTCCAACAGACAGGAGGGTCTTCAGGTTGGGGTTCCTGTGGGgcacagggaggcaggagggctgggTGGAATGAGGCTGTTGTAACATGAGTGGCCCCGGGGGTGGGAGGCTGCTGAAGGCTTTCAGCGCTGGGCGGGAGGGCCTCCCAACCACCCTGAGGTACGCGGCCCACGTTTGATCCCCTGAGTGGGGAAACCAGGATACGGCAAAATAGAGTCGTGAGCATTTCCCATGTTCCCTGGAGAGGCACCGCCAGTGGGGGagagggctgccccccccccccaccctgccccgggAGCTCCACTAGGCTCCTTCTGTAGCCTGCCTTCGCCATCACCAGGTCTGGCCCAGCATGGGTGCTCATCACCTGCTCCCACGGAAGCCCGGGCCCTCGGATTCCCCAGCAGGGTCCCGGGGGCCGTCACCCGCGTCCCCAGCAGAGGTGCCGTGCCCTGAGACCAGCCGGTCTAGCCCTCCAACTCCCTCCTGTCCTGGCAGTCTGTGGCCCAACCTGCTCTTGAGTGTGTTCAGCGTGTCATAGAGCGTGACATCATTCCACTCCCAGGTGTCGATCTCGTTGTTGCTTATGTTGGCGAAGCTGTAGATGACGTGGGTGCAGAGGAAGGGGTCGATGGCATCGGGAAGGCAGCTCCCATCACCCTTCCGGTACTGGGACCAGTTGGTATAGTAGCAGACCAGTTTGTGTGCAGAGCCTGGAGAAGaagcctggggtggggcctgagccaGGCCTGAGCCGGCGCCTCCGGCTGAGCCCTGCCCTGAGCGCAGGCCGGGCTGAGATGTGAGTCCAGTTAGAATTCTAAGCATAAGGCGCTGGCTCAGCTGCCCCCGCCTCTGATGAGAAGAAGGCCTATTCTGAAAATGCTTTGAGCAGATAAAATGCAGTGGGTAAGCATCCCGCAGATGTGCCCTGAGGGTGGGGGCTGGTGACTAAAGGTAAAATGGGACTCGGAGCAAGTaaagagggcttcctggaggcagtggcctggaaggagaggaggcaCCCAGCCCAGAACTGCCCTCAGGGTGGAGACTAAGGACCCCTGCAAGGGGTGGTCCATCTGGGATGCTCTGGCCGCTGCTTCCCTGCCTTCCTGCGGGACTGTCCCTAACTTGTCACCCACCCGGGATGGCGGTCCCCGGTGCCCCTCAGCCCGTCCCCCAGGGCGGGCACAGGCACAGAGGACCGGGAAGTCGTTCCTCTCCTCACCCTACGCCCTCCTGCTGCGGAGTGAGCCTTTCCCGCCCTCGTGGTTGCGGAGGAACAGTGGGCGTcctcacccaggctgcccctaggcCCACCGCGGTGCCCACCAGGCCAAGACGGGTCCGCGCCCTCAGTGCACCAGAGCCTTTggatggattttattttgaaaaatttcaaatgtacggaaaaaatagagaagagcGTAGTAAGCATCCACATGCGTATCGCCTTGGTTTAGCAGCTGTTAGTGTTTCTGAGCCATTTGAATCACAGAAGCAGCTGGCAGGTGCTCCCCGCTGCCAGGACCGAGGCCCCCACGTCCCCTCCACATCGCCCTCCCGCGCCCATCCAGGGGTTACTTACAGCTCTGCAGCAGGATCAGGACCACAAAGCCTGGAGGGGAATCCAGAGTCAGGCCCCTGGGAGCACTTCctgcccttccttctgctccaCCCCACCCAGGCAATGAGGCCTTAACACCAATTGCCcggcctctgtctcctcctcctcctccccccttcttcctcccttcagtgactctgtttcccctccctcccctccccaggacaGAGGAGGCCAGCCCCTGTG
Protein-coding regions in this window:
- the CHI3L1 gene encoding chitinase-3-like protein 1 isoform X1, which produces MLLRAAQTGFVVLILLQSCSAHKLVCYYTNWSQYRKGDGSCLPDAIDPFLCTHVIYSFANISNNEIDTWEWNDVTLYDTLNTLKSRNPNLKTLLSVGGWSFGSQRFSKIASKTQSRRLFIKSVPPFLRTHGFDGLDLAWLHPERRDKRHFTTLVKEMKAEFAREAQAGAGQLLLLSAAVSAGKVTIDSGYDVAQISRHLDFISLMSYDFHGAWRQTTGHHSPLFRGQMDASSDRFNNADYAVSYMLRLGVPANKLLMGIPTFGRSFTLASSETGVGAPISGPGLSGQFTKEEGILAYYEICDFLRGASVHRLTSQQVPYATKGNQWVGYDDQESVKNKVQYLRNRQLAGAMVWALDLDDFRGTLCGGAARFPLTSAIKDALTAA
- the CHI3L1 gene encoding chitinase-3-like protein 1 isoform X2, producing MLLRAAQTGFVVLILLQSCSAHKLVCYYTNWSQYRKGDGSCLPDAIDPFLCTHVIYSFANISNNEIDTWEWNDVTLYDTLNTLKSRNPNLKTLLSVGGWSFGSQRFSKIASKTQSRRLFIKSVPPFLRTHGFDGLDLAWLHPERRDKRHFTTLVKEMKAEFAREAQAGAGQLLLLSAAVSAGKVTIDSGYDVAQISRHLDFISLMSYDFHGAWRQTTGHHSPLFRGQMDASSDRFNNADYAVSYMLRLGVPANKLLMGIPTFGRSFTLASSETGVGAPISGPGLSGQFTKEEGILAYYEVSRSSPCHLPCPLLRSVTSSAEPRSTGSPASRSPTPPRATSGWGMMTRRASKTRCST